A DNA window from Castanea sativa cultivar Marrone di Chiusa Pesio chromosome 7, ASM4071231v1 contains the following coding sequences:
- the LOC142643508 gene encoding monooxygenase 2-like, whose translation MEEVQDIVIVGAGIAGLTTSLGLHKLGIRSLVLESSGSLRITGFAIGIWTNGWKALDAVGIGDSLRQQHKQIYWNLATSTISGVQTAAMSLDAKGKHGDHEARCVNRMLLLEALAKELPSGTIRFSSKVVSIEISGYYKLVHLADGSILKTKVLIGCDGVNSVVAKWLGFKAPTFTKRVAIRGCVNFKYNHGFEPKSFMFFGKGFRSGFLPYDDTSVYWFLTTSKDKEREDDPIKMKQFVLSKLGNEYVPDEIKATVENTKLDSIISSPLRYRHPWELFWGNINKDNVCVAGDALHPMTPEIGQGGCAALEDGVVLARCLAGALLKEQIEEAKGKGDREGEEYKRIEMGLKKYAKERRWRSIELISTAYFVGFVQGGNGQVTSFLRENILPAFLAGLQLKRADFDCGKLSIS comes from the exons ATGGAAGAAGTGCAAGACATTGTGATTGTGGGAGCTGGAATTGCTGGTCTTACAACATCCTTAGGACTTCATAA GTTGGGTATTCGAAGCTTAGTATTGGAATCCTCAGGTAGTTTGAGGATCACAGGATTTGCCATCGGAATATGGACAAATGGTTGGAAGGCCTTAGATGCTGTTGGCATTGGTGACTCCCTTCGACAGCAACATAAACAGATTTATTG GAATTTGGCTACCTCTACAATTTCAGGAGTTCAAACAGCAGCGATGTCATTAGATGCCAAAGGAAAACA TGGAGACCACGAAGCTCGCTGTGTGAATAGGATGCTGTTGTTGGAAGCCCTtgcaaaggagctcccaagtGGCACCATTAGATTCTCTTCCAAGGTGGTTTCTATAGAGATATCAGGCTATTATAAGCTTGTGCATCTTGCAGATGGATCCATTCTCAAGACTAAG GTGTTGATTGGGTGTGACGGAGTGAACTCAGTGGTGGCAAAGTGGCTGGGCTTCAAGGCACCAACTTTCACAAAGAGAGTTGCCATTAGGGGTTGCGTAAATTTCAAATACAATCATGGGTTTGAACCTAAGTCCTTTATGTTCTTTGGGAAAGGATTCCGATCAGGTTTTCTTCCTTATGATGACACTAGCGTCTATTGGTTTTTGACAACAAGCAAAG ataaagagagagaagatgacCCAATTAAAATGAAGCAATTTGTCTTAAGCAAGTTAGGAAATGAATATGTACCTGATGAAATAAAGGCCACTGTTGAAAATACTAAACTGGATTCCATTATATCATCCCCATTAAGGTATAGACATCCCTGGGAGCTTTTTTGGGGAAATATCAACAAAGACAATGTATGTGTAGCTGGTGATGCACTACACCCCATGACCCCAGAAATTGGCCAAGGTGGTTGTGCTGCCTTAGAAGATGGTGTTGTTTTGGCAAGGTGTCTTGCTGGGGCTTTACTAAAAGAACAAATAGAGGAAGCAAAAGGGAAAGGTGATAGAGAAGGAGAGGAATATAAGAGGATTGAGATGGGGTTGAAGAAGTATGCCAAAGAGAGGAGATGGAGAAGCATTGAACTCATAAGTACAGCttattttgttggttttgtaCAAGGGGGTAATGGACAAGTGACATCCTTCTTAAGAGAAAATATATTGCCTGCATTCTTAGCTGGGTTACAGTTGAAGAGAGCCGATTTTGATTGTGGGAAGCTCAGCATTTCTTGA